A single genomic interval of Macadamia integrifolia cultivar HAES 741 chromosome 6, SCU_Mint_v3, whole genome shotgun sequence harbors:
- the LOC122081010 gene encoding dof zinc finger protein DOF3.2-like yields MDSSKAQQQAMSSQSLEDVMGCPKSQQERKLRPPEQALKCPRCDSSNTKFCYYNNYSLSQPRYFCKACRRYWTKGGTLRNVPVGGGCRKNKRSSSSSSTKRTQDQPLTAINSNPLSNLPSLAYDSNDLTLAFARLHKQPTRQLGLDHDHENSILGNPNSTHCDILGNPDHGFIDALKSGFLDTSSNGFHNFYYGLGNGNLGELEGGGAAATDGGGGVGGGEMVFPYHEESATITTIKQELCKGKDGENRILYGFPWQVGGDGNMGGLDSGRERWNGLGSSWRGLVNSPLM; encoded by the exons ATGGATTCTTCAAAAGCTCAACAACAG GCCATGTCTAGCCAGTCACTAGAAGATGTAATGGGTTGTCCGAAATCACAGCAAGAGCGTAAACTGAGGCCACCAGAACAAGCTCTCAAGTGCCCTAGATGCGACTCCAGCAACACCAAATTCTGTTACTACAACAATTACAGCCTTTCACAGCCCAGATACTTCTGCAAGGCATGTAGAAGGTATTGGACAAAAGGAGGAACACTGAGAAATGTTCCAGTAGGGGGAGGTTGCCGGAAGAACAAgagatcctcatcatcatcatcaacaaaacGGACCCAAGATCAACCCCTTACAGCTATCAACTCTAACCCACTCTCTAACCTCCCATCCTTAGCTTATGACTCCAATGACCTCACCCTCGCCTTCGCTAGGCTCCACAAACAACCCACTCGGCAGTTGGGTCTTGATCATGACCATGAGAATTCTATTCTGGGAAACCCTAATTCTACCCACTGTGACATCCTAGGAAACCCTGATCATGGTTTCATTGATGCACTTAAAAGTGGGTTTCTTGATACTTCCTCAAATGGGTTCCATAACTTCTACTATGGGTTGGGGAATGGGAACCTCGGAGAATTAGAAGGTGGTGGTGCAGCGGCCACCGACGGCGGTGGTGGTGTCGGAGGTGGTGAGATGGTCTTCCCTTATCATGAGGAATCTGCAACAATAACGACGATCAAACAAGAGCTCTGCAAAGGCAAGGATGGAGAGAATAGAATCTTGTATGGGTTTCCATGGCAGGTCGGTGGAGATGGAAACATGGGTGGTTTGGATTCAGGAAGAGAGAGGTGGAATGGACTTGGATCTTCTTGGCGTGGACTTGTTAATAGCCCTCTGATGTAG
- the LOC122082084 gene encoding uncharacterized protein LOC122082084 yields the protein MVAKERLGSKFKSLISSEQRREEEREIEIEESQIQIPFRFVFLAMDDCEKRNQETERFHLFDLSSEDDCLMASPSGRTLNLRTSRSTENQKEIDGFGLSDARNAQDGDKTADLIRQKELIPALSESTEPERTRNVSNCNLRKSLAWDSAFFTSAGVLDPEELSFITKGFSKAEAPLLPAIQEDLRRSAESNSTFDSDSLTLESIEIDLFEDIRASIQKSGKSSNVSSSRSNKGPVERGTQSLRSSKRIELPSQNMSKPVAASKRQSIGMQNLEKTTKKASQRSHVVQLASRSGEQNSSLKPPKILGRAVPLSAAPMKRTSLGASRIKVEHNTTKAVSGKGDPVVRSKKPGLGDSGSFTPRSSPSSKSSSSGSSPSFSSVNRSGGISSDCRGKSPANCSRNKTSSKTVNPASSGSTHVDPVRISSRTKIDSGNSHLSAYLVSMSKNYSSLSPASSIDGWSSESSSSTSVNQRSNNSKTSSSPRSGFSIDNDAPQSLDLQTHPHNQASFSYGSNGMELPSQCDVKSSVGTGALSHLAATNVSRSIKPSGLRMPSPKIGFFDAEKTALRSPRGGLQGARNCSPKDGPVISCLNRGAIKTKPGRTLLARTVTGTGKMKSESVHTGAMCPTSSLKLNFEELYEQANASPEVPYSTKKVENLHYKLSEVHKSPRSATYDHVKTCGTGSVPNSEVNGGLDALKNSIVAESAVQVSLKEDGSCISIGKENFFRIEDQADSLSKTFGFIDISTRMG from the exons ATGGTGGCCAAGGAGCGACTGGGTTCTAAATTTAAATCTTTAATTTCCTCGGAAcagaggagagaggaggagCGAGAGATAGAGATCGAG GAATCTCAGATTCAGATACCCTTTCGATTTGTTTTCTTGGCGATGGATGATTGTGAAAAGAGAAATCAGGAGACGGAGAGGTTTCACCTTTTTGACCTTTCATCAGAGGATGATTGCCTGATGGCTTCTCCTTCGGGAAGGACACTGAATCTGCGAACTTCCA GGTCCACAGAAAATCAGAAGGAGATTGATGGCTTTGGGCTGTCTGATGCTAGAAATGCCCAGGATGGGGACAAAACAGCTGATTTGATTAGGCAAAAGGAACTGATACCTGCATTATCTGAATCCACAGAACCTGAAAGAACAAGAAACGTTAGCAACTGTAATTTGCGCAAAAGTTTAGCCTGGGATAGTGCTTTCTTCACTAGTGCTG GTGTTCTCGATCCTGAAGAGTTGTCTTTCATAACTAAAGGATTCAGTAAAGCAGAAGCACCCTTATTACCTGCAATTCAAGAAGATCTACGGAGATCTGCTGAGTCCAACTCTACATTTGATAGTGATTCTTTGACATTGGAAAGCATTGAGATTGATTTGTTTGAAGATATAAGAGCTTCAATTCAGAAGTCCGGTAAATCTTCCAATGTTTCATCTTCTAGGAGCAACAAAGGACCAGTAGAACGAGGAACCCAAAGTCTTCGGT CTTCTAAGAGGATCGAACTTCCTTCTCAAAATATG TCGAAGCCTGTAGCTGCTTCCAAGAGGCAAAGCATTGGCATGCAAAACTTGGAGAAAACCACAAAGAAGGCCTCTCAACGTTCACATGTTGTACAG CTTGCTTCTAGAAGTGGGGAGCAGAATTCATCTCTCAAGCCACCCAAGATACTAGGCAGGGCTGTTCCCCTCTCAGCTGCTCCAATGAAAAGGACTTCTTTGGGTGCTAGCCGTATCAAAGTAGAACATAACACCACAAAAGCTGTGTCTG GTAAGGGAGACCCTGTTGTGCGGTCCAAGAAACCTGGTTTGGGTGATTCTGGCAGTTTTACCCCTAGGTCTTCACCTTCCTCAAAATCTTCCTCTTCgggttcttctccttctttttcctcGGTCAACAGATCTGGAGGCATTTCATCTGACTGTAGGGGTAAATCTCCTGCAAACTGCTCGAGAAACAAGACCAGTTCCAAAACTGTTAATCCAGCTTCCTCTGGTTCAACTCATGTGGACCCAGTGAGAATCTCATCAAGAACTAAAATTGATTCTGGCAATTCTCATCTCTCTGCATACTTAGTGTCTATGTCCAAGAATTATTCAAGCCTATCACCAGCTAGCTCTATCGATGGCTGGTCTTCAGAATCATCTTCATCTACTTCTGTCAACCAAAGGTCTAATAATTCGAAAACTAGTAGTTCACCTCGCAGTGGGTTTTCCATAGACAATGATGCTCCTCAATCATTGGATCTGCAGACTCATCCACATAATCAGGCCAGTTTTAGTTATGGAAGCAATGGAATGGAGTTGCCGAGTCAATGTGACGTGAAATCATCTGTTGGCACTGGTGCACTTTCTCATTTAGCTGCTACAAATGTTTCTAGGAGCATTAAACCTTCAGGTCTTCGAATGCCATCAccaaagattggattttttgatGCG GAGAAAACTGCACTGCGCTCTCCCAGGGGAGGTTTGCAAGGAGCACGAAATTGTTCACCTAAAGATGGACCTGTTATCAGTTGCCTGAATCGGGGTGCCATTAAAACCAAACCTGGTAGGACCCTACTTGCAAGAACTGTAACAGGAACTGGGAAGATGAAATCTGAATCTGTGCACACTGGAGCAATGTGTCCTACATCAAGTTTAAAGCTTAATTTTGAAGAACTCTATGAACAAGCAAATGCTTCACCAGAGGTACCTTACTCAACAAAGAAAGTAGAAAACTTGCATTATAAACTCTCAGAGGTTCATAAATCTCCAAGAAGTGCCACATATGACCACGTAAAGACTTGTGGTACTGGTTCTGTTCCAAATTCAGAAGTGAATGGTGGTCTAGATGCATTAAAGAATAGTATAGTGGCAGAAAGTGCGGTTCAGGTCTCTTTAAAAGAAGATGGGTCTTGTATTTCCATTGGAAAGGAGAACTTTTTCAGGATTGAAGATCAGGCTGATAGTCTTAGCAAAACTTTTGGATTTATAGATATCTCAACACGGATGGGCTGA
- the LOC122081129 gene encoding 40S ribosomal protein S23, whose product MGKTRGMGAGRKLKSHRRRQRWADKSYKKSHLGNEWKKPFAGSSHAKGIVLEKIGIEAKQPNSAIRKCARVQLIKNGKKIAAFVPNDGCLNYIEENDEVLIAGFGRKGHAVGDIPGVRFKVVKVSGVSLLALFKEKKEKPRS is encoded by the exons ATGGG TAAGACACGTGGTATGGGAGCTGGTCGTAAGCTGAAGTCTCACCGTAGAAGGCAGAGGTGGGCTGACAAATCttacaaaaaatctcatcttgGAAATGAATGGAAGAAGCCATTTGCTGGTTCTTCCCACGCCAAGGGCATAGTACTTGAGAAGAT TGGTATCGAGGCCAAGCAACCTAACTCTGCCATCAGAAAATGTGCTCGAGTTCAGTTGATTAAGAATGGGAAGAAGATAGCAGCCTTTGTGCCCAATGATGGTTGCTTAAACTACATTGAAGAGAAT GACGAGGTGTTGATTGCAGGATTCGGACGTAAAGGCCATGCCGTCGGAGATATTCCTGGAGTCAGGTTCAAAGTTGTGAAGGTGTCTGGTGTGTCTCTTCTTGCCCTCtttaaggagaagaaggagaagcctAGGTCTTAG
- the LOC122082381 gene encoding interactor of constitutive active ROPs 3-like, translating to MQSSKARSSSSEVPQRTSPGTPKAACRLKTDGSECDSSSTNPAIRTPKDRSLKLTERRSPRSPSEKKRPNRVSELESQLAQLQEDLKKAKDQLTTSETWKRHAQQEAEEAKKQLLDMSTELEESQQQLLELSASEDSRVHELRKVSQDRDRAWQSELEAVQKQHSMDSAALSSAMNEIHRLKIQLEMVAESEAAQTKQVEAGESELQRLKIDLEETLSVVASMKVQLKDSKESEAQAQALVSETLLQLETAKTTVEMLRSDSLNAKEAYNSLVLKLEQSRAQVNSLEGLVSKLQADLVEASRSHTGDTSGDGRSAGETQDLADSNELRLELDSVNMEMGQLKAALEAAEARHQEEHIQYTMQIQSAYEMVEQMKSEACIRVPELEAELKKTKAYIEELKGNLMDKETELQRISEENEGLNMTIQQYNSSPREDKLEVELQKLKADVTDLKANLMDKETELQGISEENELLKLEIKKREIESKVTDEAIAEAEAARAAEKEALMKVGYVTEEADKSSKRAARVTEQLEAAQAANSEMEVELRRLKVQSDQWRKAAEAAAAFFSTGNNGKLMDSYVSGKIGSPNSEDMDDDSPKRKNNVLRKIGVLWKKGQK from the exons ATGCAGTCATCGAAAGCCAG AAGTTCATCTTCAGAAGTGCCTCAAAGGACATCTCCAGGGACACCAAAAGCTGCTTGTCGGCTCAAGACAGATGGATCAGAATGTGACTCATCTTCTACAAATCCAGCAATCAGGACACCAAAGGATAGAAGCCTGAAACTCACTGAACGCAGGTCACCTAGAAGCCCATCTGAG AAGAAGCGACCCAACAGAGTCTCTGAGTTGGAATCTCAACTTGCACAACTCCAGGAGGAtctgaagaaggcaaaagaccaGTTAACAACATCTGAGACATGGAAGAGGCATGCGCAGCAGGAAGCCGAAGAGGCCAAGAAGCAGCTCTTAGACATGTCCACAGAGCTCGAAGAGTCCCAGCAGCAGCTTCTGGAGCTGTCTGCTTCTGAGGACTCGAGGGTACACGAGCTCCGTAAAGTATCTCAAGACCGGGATCGGGCATGGCAGTCCGAACTAGAGGCTGTTCAGAAGCAGCATTCAATGGACTCAGCTGCCTTGTCCTCTGCCATGAACGAAATTCACAGGCTAAAGATCCAGCTGGAAATGGTTGCCGAGTCTGAGGCTGCCCAGACCAAGCAGGTAGAAGCTGGAGAATCTGAGCTCCAGAGATTGAAAATTGACCTAGAAGAAACCCTTTCTGTTGTTGCTAGCATGAAAGTTCAGCTCAAAGACTCTAAAGAATCCGAAGCTCAGGCCCAGGCACTTGTTAGTGAAACTCTACTACAGCTGGAAACTGCCAAAACAACTGTGGAGATGCTCCGATCAGACTCCCTTAATGCCAAGGAGGCTTACAACAGCCTtgttttgaagttggagcaatctAGAGCTCAAGTGAATTCGCTTGAAGGACTTGTGAGCAAACTTCAGGCAGACCTAGTTGAGGCTAGCAGAAGCCACACCGGAGACACATCGGGAGATGGTAGGTCTGCAGGGGAAACCCAGGACCTTGCTGACTCTAATGAGCTCAGGTTAGAGCTTGATTCTGTGAATATGGAGATGGGACAATTAAAGGCTGCACTAGAAGCAGCTGAGGCTAGGCATCAGGAAGAACATATTCAGTACACGATGCAGATTCAAAGTGCCTATGAAATGGTTGAGCAAATGAAGTCTGAGGCATGCATTAGGGTACCTGAATTGGAGGCAGAGCTAAAGAAAACCAAGGCTTATATTGAAGAGTTGAAAGGAAACCTGATGGATAAGGAAACTGAGTTACAGAGAATTTCAGAGGAAAATGAGGGACTTAATATGACGATACAACAGTACAATTCTAGTCCAAGGGAGGACAAACTGGAAGTGGAGTTGCAAAAGTTGAAGGCAGATGTTACTGATTTGAAGGCAAATTTGATGGATAAGGAGACAGAATTGCAGGGTATATCAGAGGAGAATGAGTTGCTTAAGTTGGAAatcaagaagagggaaatagagagtAAAGTGACTGATGAAGCCATCGCTGAGGCAGAAGCAGCAAGGGCTGCTGAGAAGGAGGCTCTAATGAAAGTTGGCTATGTAACAGAGGAAGCAGATAAGAGTAGCAAGAGGGCAGCGCGTGTGACCGAGCAGCTGGAGGCAGCACAGGCGGCAAACTCAGAGATGGAGGTTGAGTTGAGGAGGTTGAAGGTGCAATCAGACCAGTGGAGGAAGGCAGCCGAGGCAGCTGCTGCTTTTTTCTCAACTGGAAATAATGGGAAATTAATGGATAGCTATGTTAGTGGGAAGATTGGTTCACCCAATTCGGAAGATATGGATGACGACTCACCTAAGAGGAAGAACAACGTGTTAAGGAAGATTGGAGTGTTGTGGAAGAAGGGCCAGAAATAG
- the LOC122081506 gene encoding low temperature-induced protein lt101.2-like has protein sequence MVSHRFIEVILAILLPPLGVFLRYECKDKFWICLLLTLLGYLPGIIYALYVLVG, from the exons ATGGTTTCTCATAGATTCATAGAGGTGATATTGGCCATTCTCCTGCCACCCCTTGGTGTTTTCCTTCGTTATGAATGTAAG GATAAGTTCTGGATCTGTTTGTTGCTGACATTACTTGGGTACCTCCCTGGAATTATATATGCTCTCTATGTCCTCGTTGGATAG
- the LOC122081505 gene encoding low temperature-induced protein lt101.2-like → MGSETFLEVILAILLPPVGVFLHYGCVVEFWIDLLLTILGYIPGIIYALYVLVG, encoded by the exons atggggtcGGAGACATTCTTAGAGGTGATACTGGCCATTTTGCTACCACCCGTTGGGGTTTTCCTTCATTATGGCTGTGTG GTTGAGTTCTGGATCGATTTGTTGCTGACAATACTGGGCTACATCCCTGGAATTATATACGCCCTCTACGTCCTCGTTGGATAA
- the LOC122081410 gene encoding tetraspanin-3-like produces MRFSNSLVGVVNFLTFLLSIPILGGGIWLSSKANTTDCLRFLQWPLIIIGVSIMVVSLAGFAGACYRNTFLLWLYLFTMFFIIAALIVFIIFAYAVTDKGSGRTVPNRSYLDYYLSDYSGWLKDRVEQNTYWSKISSCVRDSHVCSKLGKSETADMFYLRSLNPIQSGCCKPPTACGYTYINETDWSQVAGTVSDIDCSRWSNDQTQLCYACDSCKAGVLASVKKSWRKVSIINIVVLILLVIFYIIGIAAFRNNKRIDNDEPYGSTRMTKSEPSRLQF; encoded by the exons atgagGTTCAGCAACAGCTTGGTCGGAGTTGTAAATTTCTTGACGTTCCTACTATCTATTCCAATTCTGGGCGGAGGGATATGGCTGAGCAGCAAAGCCAACACCACCGACTGCCTAAGGTTCCTTCAATGGCCTCTTATCATCATCGGCGTCTCCATCATGGTTGTCTCTCTCGCTGGTTTTGCCGGCGCTTGTTACCGTAACACCTTCCTTCTCTGGCTTTACCTCTTCaccatgttcttcatcatcgcCGCCCTCatcgtcttcatcatctttgctTATGCCGTCACCGATAAAGGCTCCGGCCGAACAGTCCCGAACCGCTCCTACCTCGACTACTACCTCTCTGATTACTCCGGTTGGCTCAAAGACCGGGTTGAGCAGAATACCTACTGGTCCAAGATCAGCTCATGTGTTAGAGACTCCCATGTCTGCTCCAAGTTGGGCAAGTCTGAGACTGCTGACATGTTCTACCTCCGAAGCCTCAACCCTATCCAA TCTGGGTGTTGTAAGCCACCTACGGCGTGTGGGTATACCTACATAAACGAGACGGACTGGAGTCAGGTAGCAGGAACGGTGAGCGACATTGACTGCAGCAGGTGGAGCAACGACCAGACACAGCTGTGCTACGCCTGTGATTCATGCAAGGCAGGGGTTCTAGCTAGTGTCAAGAAGAGCTGGAGGAAGGTCTCTATAATCAACATTGTGGTTCTCATACTACTTGTCATCTTCTATATAATTGGAATTGCTGCGTTCAGGAACAATAAGAGGATCGACAATGATGAGCCTTATGGATCTACCCGAATGACTAAGTCTGAACCCAGTAGGCTCCAGTTCTga